From the genome of Psychrobacter sp. M13:
CTACAAAGCAATCCGGCTTTACTCTAATAGAGCTGATGATTGTGGTGGCTATTATTGGCATTCTAGCGGCTATCGCTATACCGAGCTATCGGGCTTATATCATTCGTAATGCTGAAGCTAATGCACAGCGTAAGATGTTAGCCCTTACTAATGAGCTTGAGCAGTGGCGAGCCAAAGCTTTGACTTATAAAGGCTATAAGCCTCAAGCGGATACGATTGCAGATAGCACAGGAGAGCTTGGGTTTGCTACAGGCAATAGTCGCTATACCATAAAAGTCGGGCATATCGTTGGAACAAGTACCTTTAGTACTTTGCACGAAGGTAGCACCAGCGCTAATGATTGGGTGATGATAGCTACACCCATTGATCTGACAGGCGCTAAGAGTTTTATGATCAATAGTCAAGGTCTGCGCTGCGCTACTACATCAAGCCTTGCTATAACTGCTGCCGATTGCGGTACAGGAGTGACGACATGGTAATATCCTGGTCGACCACAATAAATAAAAGATCTGACAGCAGTCAGCAAACAGGCTTTACGCTTATAGAGTTGATGATCGTGGTCGCTATTATAGGTGTTTTAGCGACTATTGCTTATCCCGCTTATAATGGCTATATAGAGCGAGTCAATCGTGCTGAGATGATGAGCGAGATGCAACAGATCGCCAGTCGCATAGAAGCCAATAAAATAAATTATAAGCGCTACGATAATATACCATTGACAGCCGTATTCATATCTGTGCCCGATAACGCAGGCAGTAGCCGCTTTCCAGTATCAGGTACCGCTTTATATACAGTAACGATCACGCCGAACGATGGTACTGAGTTGACCAGTAAAGATTGGACAATTACGGCGACTCCTGTCACAGATCAAAGAATGGCAACTGATGGGACTATAACTCTAGATGGCGATGGTGAAAAGTGTAGAGGCAGTGGTACTGATAAAAAATGCGGCTCGAATGATGAATGGAATAAATAAAGCTAATATCTACCAAAACTCAATAAAGGTGACAAAAATTGTCAGCCTTACATTCATATAATTGAATACTACTATAGGGTGACAATTTTTGTAACGTAAAGCTAACAATTGAGCTGTATGTGACAATATTTGCTGAGTGATTGGTAGTTTGAAGGCTTTTAAGCCAAAATTTACTCACAAAGCAGCTATATTCTTTGTTTAAATACATTTGAATGATGATTTAGATAGTGATATTTATAGTTTTACTGATAGAAGGCGAGAATAAAAGTATCAAAGGGGTATTGTTCTAAAAAGTTGGCACGCTACCTGCAACAATTATAATAAGAGGAATAATAAAACCGTTAGTAGGTTTGATCATCACCCTCTACTAGCGTTGATATTATTCAACACACATTATATTTATAGTTGGCAGGCTTAATAAATAG
Proteins encoded in this window:
- a CDS encoding type IV pilin protein — protein: MNDKATKQSGFTLIELMIVVAIIGILAAIAIPSYRAYIIRNAEANAQRKMLALTNELEQWRAKALTYKGYKPQADTIADSTGELGFATGNSRYTIKVGHIVGTSTFSTLHEGSTSANDWVMIATPIDLTGAKSFMINSQGLRCATTSSLAITAADCGTGVTTW
- a CDS encoding type IV pilin protein, which codes for MVISWSTTINKRSDSSQQTGFTLIELMIVVAIIGVLATIAYPAYNGYIERVNRAEMMSEMQQIASRIEANKINYKRYDNIPLTAVFISVPDNAGSSRFPVSGTALYTVTITPNDGTELTSKDWTITATPVTDQRMATDGTITLDGDGEKCRGSGTDKKCGSNDEWNK